The region TGCTGTTCGAGTTCGCCGACTTCTTCTCGATCACAGACGGACAGATCGTCCGCCTCGAGACGTATTCCCGGTGAGGCGAAGCGGACACGCCGCTCCACGGACTGCCTGGTGATCGAGAGATGTGAGCGCGAGAGACATCGGTTCCTGCCGATGATGACAGAAACATATTCATACAGCCCGCCGCTGGTGTGTGTATGGTTCACTGCCCTGACTGTGGGATTGACCTCGAGAGCGAATCGGATGTTGATTTCGTAGAGATGGACGCCTCTACTGGTTTTTTCGCCGCGTCGAAACGATTCTATTTGGTCGCCTGCACCGAGTGTGGTGCGGCAATCGGTGGCGGCGTCGCCGGTGCGAAATCGTAATCCGCTGTTCAGCCGCGTATGAGCTGGATCGGTTGGACTGGGTTGATATATACAGCCGCTACGATGCACCCCTTATGGAGGGGCGAACATGTTTTGCTACCGTTCTCAATCGGTCGGAACAATTATACTGATTTGGGAAGCGGAATCCGGATTCAAGTAAACACTCGTCTAACGTGTAGCTGTAAGGTGACCACCAATGGCAGCAAGTTCGGCAAACCGGCTTGAAAGTCGGTACGGCGGTGTGACGCTCGAGGGAGAACCCCACGCGTTAAGTGCGTGGTTTGTCGTTGGACTACGGGTGACGATGGGGCTTGCGTTCCTCGGTGCTGGCCTCGGCAAGTTGACGATCTTCGCAGGCGAAGCGTTCGATGCCAGCGGCTATCTGATGGGTGCTGAGGGGCCCCTCGCGGGGGTCTTCGGTGCGATGGCAGCGAACCCGGCGCTGATAGACATCATCAACGTAGTCGTGCCAGCAACGCAGATCCTGATCGGCGTCGGCTTGCTCGTCGGCGGCCTCGTCAGGCTCGCAGCGCTTGGCGGCGCAATGCAGATGTCGATGTTCTACCTCGCCAGTTGGGACGTTGCCGGCCCGCTCGGATTCGTCAACAGCGATTTCGTCTACCTGGTGGTCTTCCTGGCCATCGGCGCCTTCGGCGCTGGACGAATCCTCGGTGCGGACCGCTACATCGAGCAACTCGAGGTCGGTGGGCAAGCGCTGATCGAGCGCTACCCGAAACTCCGCTACCTCCTCGGGTGAGGAAGACATTCGAGTGACTGGGCAACACACCGGCGCTGATTTTCCCCGTTGGGGTGCGTTTTTGGATCGACAACAGTCACAGCGATTGCGCAATTACTACAACCACGTACTGTAAACGCTGAGACGACAATGCCATCGATACGTCGGCTGCTCGGCGGAGTACTCGTCAGCGTGCTCGGAATCGTCGTCATCGGGCTCGTCTCGATCGTGATCTTTGCGGTTGCGATCTTTGTCATTTCGACAGGGGCGGGACTGGCGGGCTACGAGCCGAGTGCGAACTACGTCGTGCTGTCGGCGTCATTGGTTGTCGTCGCCGTGATCCTCACCGGTGGCTTTACGCCGCGACTCTCGCGTGAGCAGACCGGCAGCGAAGAGGGTGACGGCTTCGACGATCGAACGTTCAACTAATGTACCCACACGTATTCAATCGATTCTCCGACAGGTTTGTTTAACTGAGTGACGGTCCAATAGCTGCTATGGCGATCTCAGATGCTATCACTGCTGTCGGCGCCGTCCTCCGGCGACGACCCGGCGACATCTTACCGCTGTACATCCTCGGTGCGGCCGTTCCTGCCATCATCCGCGTGATTCCGTTCATCGCGGCGTTCGTTGGCTACGTCTATCTCGAGACGACCGGCCGACTCGATGCAGCACTGGCGGAGTTCGACGCTCTCGAGACGACGCCGATGCCGGACCCCGAGGCAGATCCGGCAGCGTTCGAGGCGTGGTTTGAGCAGTTCACAACGGCACTCGAGCCACTCGTGACACTCCCGATAGTGGCGTTGTTTGTCGGCACAATTCTCGTGAGTGTCATCCTCGGCGTCATGCTGTACGGCGTCGTCACCGCCGGTCAACTGTCGGCCTGCTACGGACGACTCCGTAACGAACGCGGGCTCGTCGCCGGCAGCGCCGGAGCACGCCGGTACTGGGGCCGGATTGTCGGCCTTTACGTTCTCGAGGTCCTGCTCTGGCTGGTCGTCCTCGTCGGTGGTGGCATTGCTGCAGCACTGTTCGTTGGTATCTTATCCGCAGTCGACCCGATCATCGCCGTCCTCACCGGATTCCTGTTTGGACTGGCGTTCATTTTTATCCTCGCGGCCATCCGCGCGCTGTTTGCGTTCGCACCGGTCGCTGTCGTCGTTGACGATGCAGGAGTTCTCAACTCGGTCTCGAGCGCTGGCGGCTTTATTCGGGCACAGCCAGTCGGTGCGATCGTCTACTTCGTGATCTCGATCGGGGCGCTGTTCACACTCTCAGCAGTTGCAGGGTTGCTTGCGCTCTTCGAGGCCGGTGCGATCGTCTCGGTGCTCGGCGCGCTGGTGGTGTTGCCGGTGCTTGACTTGCTCAAAAGTTCGCTCTACGTCCAGTATCGCGGCCGACTGACGCCACCGCAACCGCCAGAGCGCCCACTCGGTCAGCAGACGACCGCTGGGCTTCGACGCGGCTGGAGCGAGATGGTCACCTTCGTCCGCGGAACGCTTGGCACCCACGCCATCGTCGTCGTCCTCGCACTCGTCTCGTTCTGGGCTGGCTGGCGACTCGCCGACCCCTACACCGACGTAGGCGCACTCGAGGCCTCGATTGCGGCCCGACTCGAGGGGCACATGCCGGTCGCGGCAACGCTCGAGTTCTTCGGAGAATAACTGGATGGTCGCGCTGACGACTGCCTTCGGCGGCGTTGCACTTGCAATTCCGGCGATCTTCTCGCTGGTGTTCAACGGCGTCTTCATGGGCGTTATGTCCCGACTCGAGACCGAACCACTCGAGTTGCTTGCGTTCGTGATTCCCCACGGCATCTTCGAGATTCCCGCGATCTTCATTGCGACAGTCGTGGGTATCTCACTCGGGATTTCGTGGTTCCGAGCGGTTCAGGGACGACTCAGCCGCGTTGCATTTGCCGATCGCCTCGAGCGTGCGTTCTGGGTCCTGATCGGCGTCGGGATCTTGCTGGCGATTGCCGCAGTGGTCGAAGGCTTCGTGAGTCCGTACTATTACGACCTGTTCCTCTAGCGAAATGATTGTGCGGCGGGTCCGGCCCGACGCGCGATTTCGACCGACCGACCGCCGGGAAACACCGAACCAATAAAGGCCGGCCGGTCCGTCGTGGATGACATGACGACGACGCTCGGAACGGCGAGTGCCGCACCCGGGGAGGTCGATACGGGTCGTCTCGAGGTCGGTGAGACTCGAGACG is a window of Natronolimnobius sp. AArcel1 DNA encoding:
- a CDS encoding DoxX family membrane protein produces the protein MAASSANRLESRYGGVTLEGEPHALSAWFVVGLRVTMGLAFLGAGLGKLTIFAGEAFDASGYLMGAEGPLAGVFGAMAANPALIDIINVVVPATQILIGVGLLVGGLVRLAALGGAMQMSMFYLASWDVAGPLGFVNSDFVYLVVFLAIGAFGAGRILGADRYIEQLEVGGQALIERYPKLRYLLG